The genomic region TCCCAGCATTGGGAAGGACCGCCGCCGCGACGATGGCGGCAAAAACCTTGAGTTTGGAAAAGTTCATCCGAGCGCCTCCAAGAACAGTGCAAGCGTCTTGCTTGAATATTGCTTTTGTATCTAAAGAAACAAACATGAATGCTTCCGATCCTCCCATGGAAGATCGGAAGCGACATCCGGCTCTATTGATTGTATTTCTGATCGAGAAGCGATAAATCTTGGACGATGGTGGCGTTGGTGTCGTTGCAGTTGATGGCGTCTTCCCAGTTGGCGCCGACGGGGCAGTCTGTTTGCGTGGAGCCATAGATATATCCCCACATGCTGCCGTTCACGACAGTCTGAATTGGCCGCAGCGCCTTGACATGCCCATCCATGAAGATCATGTTCATACGACCGACATGGCGGGCGGCGACGAGGTCTCGAAAGTACGTGTCGCGCCAATCGTCCCAAACGATTCCCGGATCGTCGCGAAACGCCGAGTCCGCCTCCGTCACCATAATTCGAGTGGCTGGCTCTTTAATCTGAGAATCTTTGTGCGCTCCGCCCCACCCCGTAGGTCCGTCCTGATTGAATTGTCCTAGTTCGTTATTGTAACGATAGGACGCTGGAATCGCGGGCGTCGCGTAGATGGTCTTCGCCAGCGTATTGTTGCTGGGGTCCGACGGGCAGTGGAATACCTGCGTGCTCTTCACATAAGGGTAAATGTCCTGTCCCCAATTTGTGGTGTCGCCGCTGGCGTTCCAATGATTCGTCACGGGATAAATCTCATCGTTATCCTGCAAGTATTGCATGATCCCCAGCCCGATCTGCTTCAAATTGCTCATACACGCCGCCTGCCGCGCCTTCTCCCGGGCTTTCGCGAAGACCGGGAACAAAATAGCCGCGAGAATTGCAATGATTGCGATAACAACGAGAAGCTCAATAAGCGTAAACCCGCGAAATTGATTTTGCCGCCGCGCATTGGTAAAGTAACGATACATAACCTACTCTCCTTATTTTCCGTAAAGCGAATAAAACGATGTTCAAATCATGATATACACGTGATAATCATATTGTACTCATAATACAGCAATACCCTCCCATTGTCAAGAAAAATATTCTCTTATTCCGACGATCCGCCCCACCCCGGCCCACAGGCCGAGGCGAGGCGGCCTGCTTACTTGGCGGCGATATTCACAACGCCGTTATTCCAGCTGGCGACGTCTTCGATCCTCAGGTGGATATTCTCGGCGCCCATGCCGTCTTCATCGAAAACAATCAGAGAGTTAGCGCCGGATTTCAGCCAGCACTCGGGAATATAAAGCCCTTCCACATGCAGCGTTTCCGGATAACGGCCGATGTTATGCCCGTTGACCCAGATGAAGCCATGCGCCTTCGGATCGGGAACAACGCGGATCACTGCGTTTTCTCTGGAAGAGCCGTCGTATGCAAACGTGGTTTGGTAATAGCGCGGGACGCCCGGCGCATCGCCGCCGGTCGGCTTCCAGTCCGTAATGGCGGCGGGTTCGCCGATGCCGCCGCGCATCTTCCAGCCGGTGATCGGCGTGCTGTCCGTGAACGCGGTCAGGGTGACCGGCTTCAGGACGCCGCCAGGGCCGTTGGTATTCTGCACCAGGACGCTCAGGATATTCGGCTTGCCGGGAAGAAGTACGCCGTCAAGCGGCACGCTAAAGGCTTGATCCCAGCCAGAGTGCGTGGCGAGCTTCTTGCCGTTGACATAAATCACGCCAATGTCGTCCACGCTTTCAAAGCGCAGCGTTCCGGTAGGACTAGCTCCCTGGATCGCGGGAAGCGTGGTCTGATACCAATAGAATTCCCCGCCGGATTTGAAAGCGTCAACGCCTACTTTGATCGGAACCAATGCGGGATCGCCGGGAACAGGAATGGGATCATTCTCCTTGGCCGGCTTGCCCACCCAGGCGTCCAGGGGATAGGAGGCGCTATTCGGGGAGCGCAAAAACGCCGGGCCGACGAGTCCCTTGGAATCGTAATCGGTGATCGGTCCCATATACCCAAAGATCTTGTCGCGGCCAGCGTGCGTGGCGAAGATCGCCAGGGAGTGTGTTCCCGCCGGCAGATCCAGCACGAGCGGATTGACTGTGTCTTTCGTCGGCTGCACGCGTTTCCCATCGAGAAATGGGATCAGACGATCTCGCGCGGAGTTGAACCAGAGAGCGTACTCTCCAGCCGCCGAGGCGTTGATGTGCGTACGATACCAGGCGTAAGCCGTTCGGTCGCCGTCGACGCCCATCTGCTCGGGATCGCGCGAGGCTCTCCATCCGCTGTCGTCCATGCCCGCCGCCTGGGCCGTCACGAGATGTTCCTTCCAGGTTCCCAGATGAGGAGCAGTTGTCGGAACGCCGCTGGCGGCGTCTGCGGCGTCTTGCGCGCCGCCGTCGATGGAGGGGCCATAGACCCAGACACGCCCCGGCGCGACGTCCAGCGGACTTTGCGTATCCAGCGCCAGACCTCGCGCCGTCGCCGACACATCGCCGACATACGCAGGCCCGGTCATAAGATAGCTGCCGGCGCCTGCCGTGACGGACCAGGTCTTGAGCGCCTGATCGATCGACATGGCGAGAATGCGCACATGATTGCCGCCCGAAGAGAGCCGGAACTCGGCGGGCGCGCCCTCCGAGAACAAGATCTTCAGCGTCTTCTTCCCATCAGCGTCCGTCGCCCAGCTTCCGGCAGGCCCTGTCACTACAGCGCCTGCTGGAGCGTCAAACGTCATCTCTCCGGGTTCGCCGGGATGACCGTAGACAACCAGTGTTTTCTCGCCGTTTTGATCAAAGAGCCCGAGTATTCGAGTCGCGGAAAAGGCGATCTTGATCGAGCCGGCGACTGCAAAGCCCGACACAATTGGGACGACTTCAAATTTATCGAACTGGATCGGTCCGGCAGATGGATACACACGGCCCGAAGCATCCTTGACCTGGCTCACACACGGCGATTTCCCTTTGTTGTCCAGAAAAACGATCGTTCCCGCCGGACTCTTGCGCGCGGTGATCGCAATTTCAGCGTTGGTCGCCGCTCCGGAATAGGCGCTGGTCGCGTTGACGCTGTCTTCCAGCACATCCTGAAAGCCGCGCGCAAAGTAGGCGGCGTTTTTCAGCAAGTAATAGTCGGGACGGATATCCCCCGCCTGACCGATCGGGCAGCCGTAGTCATAGCTGGCGGCGTCCTCATTATTGTTCCAGTAACCAAAGTTCGTGCCGCCATGGAACATATAGTAATTGTAGCCATTGCCGCCATTTGCCAGCACTCGCCATGTCGAATGACGCCGCTCTTCTGGATTGTCCACCGGTCCATAAATGCTGAACCAGCCCGGATAAAACTCCGTCGAAAACCAGGGGTTGGTCCGGCCGACGCTGTCCCAGGGCTCATCGCCGGGATCGGCTTCGTGATGCTCTCCGCTGAAGAAATACGGAACTTCGATCCCCATGGAAATCGCCTTCGCCTGGAGATGCTTGAAGTAATTATTGGGGATCGAAGTTCCCCAGGACTGCGGATGCTCGTTTTCCAATTGCACCATGATTACGGAGCCGCCGCGATGAATTTGATTCGCGGCGACAATCGGCATAATCTTGTCGAACCACCGATCCATATACTTCTCGAATTCCGGATTATCTTCGCGAACGCGGACGCCAGGCTTGAAACGCAGCCAAATCGGATAGCCGCCGCTGTCCCATTCGGCGCAGACGTAAGGGCCGACGCGCACGATCGCGTACATGCCCAGTTCCTTGACCAGTTTGAGAAAGGCGTTGATGTCTCGATCGCCGGTGAAATCCCACTGCCCCTCCTGCTCCTCATGGAAGTTCCAAAAGGCGTATGTCTCCACCGTATTGAGGCCGGCCCGCTTGAACTTCAGCAGTCGATCGCGCCACAGCGCGCGCGGAACGCGCGGATAATGCAGGCTGCCCGAGGCGATAAACGTTCGATTGCCGTCAATGAGAAAACCGCGCCCGTCGAAGTCGATCCGCGCCTTGGC from Capsulimonas corticalis harbors:
- a CDS encoding DUF1559 domain-containing protein, which codes for MYRYFTNARRQNQFRGFTLIELLVVIAIIAILAAILFPVFAKAREKARQAACMSNLKQIGLGIMQYLQDNDEIYPVTNHWNASGDTTNWGQDIYPYVKSTQVFHCPSDPSNNTLAKTIYATPAIPASYRYNNELGQFNQDGPTGWGGAHKDSQIKEPATRIMVTEADSAFRDDPGIVWDDWRDTYFRDLVAARHVGRMNMIFMDGHVKALRPIQTVVNGSMWGYIYGSTQTDCPVGANWEDAINCNDTNATIVQDLSLLDQKYNQ
- a CDS encoding beta-galactosidase, yielding MHRFFLRHVFTPAALCALALSASAQCRADDGMFPPAPAAKARIDFDGRGFLIDGNRTFIASGSLHYPRVPRALWRDRLLKFKRAGLNTVETYAFWNFHEEQEGQWDFTGDRDINAFLKLVKELGMYAIVRVGPYVCAEWDSGGYPIWLRFKPGVRVREDNPEFEKYMDRWFDKIMPIVAANQIHRGGSVIMVQLENEHPQSWGTSIPNNYFKHLQAKAISMGIEVPYFFSGEHHEADPGDEPWDSVGRTNPWFSTEFYPGWFSIYGPVDNPEERRHSTWRVLANGGNGYNYYMFHGGTNFGYWNNNEDAASYDYGCPIGQAGDIRPDYYLLKNAAYFARGFQDVLEDSVNATSAYSGAATNAEIAITARKSPAGTIVFLDNKGKSPCVSQVKDASGRVYPSAGPIQFDKFEVVPIVSGFAVAGSIKIAFSATRILGLFDQNGEKTLVVYGHPGEPGEMTFDAPAGAVVTGPAGSWATDADGKKTLKILFSEGAPAEFRLSSGGNHVRILAMSIDQALKTWSVTAGAGSYLMTGPAYVGDVSATARGLALDTQSPLDVAPGRVWVYGPSIDGGAQDAADAASGVPTTAPHLGTWKEHLVTAQAAGMDDSGWRASRDPEQMGVDGDRTAYAWYRTHINASAAGEYALWFNSARDRLIPFLDGKRVQPTKDTVNPLVLDLPAGTHSLAIFATHAGRDKIFGYMGPITDYDSKGLVGPAFLRSPNSASYPLDAWVGKPAKENDPIPVPGDPALVPIKVGVDAFKSGGEFYWYQTTLPAIQGASPTGTLRFESVDDIGVIYVNGKKLATHSGWDQAFSVPLDGVLLPGKPNILSVLVQNTNGPGGVLKPVTLTAFTDSTPITGWKMRGGIGEPAAITDWKPTGGDAPGVPRYYQTTFAYDGSSRENAVIRVVPDPKAHGFIWVNGHNIGRYPETLHVEGLYIPECWLKSGANSLIVFDEDGMGAENIHLRIEDVASWNNGVVNIAAK